The following nucleotide sequence is from Chloroherpetonaceae bacterium.
CTGTTCAATTTAAGCAACCCTAAAATGGCACTTCTGGAAGTTGGTGTCAAAGCTCCCCCCTTCAAGACGATTGACCAAGACGGCAAGCCTGTTGCACTGGAAGACTTTAAGGGAAAAAAGGTCATTCTTTACTTCTATCCCAAAGACGATACACCAGGCTGCACAAAGGAAGCCTGTGGCTTTCGCGACCGCTTCGCACAGTTCAAAAAAATGAATGTCGAGATTCTGGGCGTCAGTGTTGACGATGAGAAAAAGCACAAGAAGTTCGCAGAAAAGTATAATCTGCCCTTTCGGCTTTTGGTTGATACCGAGAAAAAGATTGTGCAAGATTATGGTGCTTGGGGCGAGAAAAGCCTCTACGGGAAAAAGTATATGGGCACAAACCGCGTGACATATCTCATTGATGAAGAAGGGCGAATTTCGCACGTTTTCCCCAAAGTCAAACCTGAAACACACGCAGAGGAGTTACTAAAGCTTTTATCCAAAAAGTAAGTCAGACAGCGTGAAAGCAATCGTCGTTGAAAAGTATGGCGGTGCCGCAGAACTGCAGTATCAAGAAAAGCCCATACCAGTTCCCAGACCTCATTCTGCATTAGTTCGCCTCTATGCAATTGGGGTGAACTATATTGACATTTATCACCGCACAGGATTGTATCCACAAGTATTGCCTTTTACGCCTGGGTTGGAAGCAGCTGGCGTTGTTGAAGCACTGGGCGAGGGCGTTAGTTTATGTAAGGTGGGCGACCGAGTTGCGTTTGCAAGTGCAATTGGCTCATATGCTGAATACAACGTAGTGCCTGAAGAACAGCTGGTGCCCTTGCCAGATTCCGTTTCGTTTGAGCAAGCGGCTGCCTTGATGTTACAGGGTCTCACGGCTCATTACCTTGTTACTTCCACTTATGCTGTGCAGCCGGGCGAAACGGTGCTCATTCACGCTGCAGCAGGCGGTGTTGGACTTTTGCTCACGCAGCTTGCCAAGTTGCGCGGTGCGCGGGTTATCGGCACAGTTTCCACCGAAGCCAAAGCTGCATTAGCCCGTGAGGCTGGCGCTGATGAAGTCATCATCTACACGACGCAAGATTTCGTTGCCGAAACGCGTCGCCTGACTGAGCGAGAAGGCGTCAGTGTGGTCTATGACTCGGTTGGTGCTGATACATTTGAGGGTAGCCTGAGTGTGCTAAAACCACGCGGTATGCTAGTCAGTTTTGGCAACGCCAGTGGGGTTGTGCCACCCGTTAGCCCCCTACTTTTGAGCCAAAAAGGCTCGCTTTTTCTAACTCGCCCTTCGCTGACGCACTACATCGCTACACGCCAAGAGTTGCTAATGCGCGCACGCGATCTTTTTACTTGGTTAGAACAAGGCACCCTGCGGCTCTACATTTCACAGAAACTTTCACTTTGCGCAGCCAAAGATGCTCACCAGCTTTTGGAATCACGCCGCACAACGGGCAAGCTCCTGCTTATCCCTGAATAACTTGCACGGCTTTGTTCATCAGCCCGCTCTTGTCCCTACCAATTCTTGAAAAGCAGCCGCATTTTCTTATCTTGCTGCGCAGCCTGCTGCGGCTGAGTGGTATTTCATCAACTTCTCACCGAAAAAGGAGTAACAATTATGGCGCTTAAAGTTGGCATCAACGGGTTCGGGCGTATCGGGCGCTTGGTTTTTCGTGTCATTGCAGAGGAGGGTCATTTAGGGAAAAATATCGATGTGGTTGCAGTCAATGATTTAGTGCCGGCCGATAATCTTGCCTACCTACTCAAATACGATTCTACACAAGGGCGTTACAAAGGTTCTGTGCACAGCGAAAAATCCAATCCCTCACTGGCGGAAGATGATATACTGGTTGTCGACGGCTACAAAATCAAATGCTTGGCTATCAAAGACGGTCCTGCTGCCATGCCTTGGAAAGAGCTGGGGGTTGATATTGTGGTTGAATCGACAGGACTGTTTACAGACGCAGAAAAAGCACGCGGACACATCACCGCAGGGGCAAAGAAGGTTATTATCTCTGCACCCGCCAAAGGCGAAGATATTACAATTGTAATGGGTGTCAATCATGATAAGTATGATGCCACCAAGCACGTGATTATTTCCAATGCCAGCTGCACCACAAATTGCCTTGCGCCAATGGTGCACGTGCTTCTCAAAGAAGGCTTTGGCATTGAGGAAGGCTTGATGACAACGGTGCACTCTTACACGGCTACACAGAAAACCGTCGACGGTCCTTCCAAGAAAGATTGGAAAGGTGGACGCAGCGCCGCAATCAACATTATCCCCTCAACGACTGGCGCCGCTAAAGCGGTGGGTCTTGCCATTCCTGAGGTGAAGGGCAAGCTAACTGGTATGAGTTTTCGCGTGCCAACACCTACTGTCTCTGTCGTCGACCTTACTGTGCGCACCACAAAAGAGACTTCCTATAAAGAAATCTGCGACGCAATGAAACGCGCCAGTGAAACCTACCTTAAAGGAATTCTGGCTTACACGGATGAAGAAGTGGTTTCAACTGACTTTATCCATGACCCTCATTCCTGCATTTTTGATGCAGGTTCAGGGATTGAACTCAACAGCCGCTTCTTCAAGCTGATTGGCTGGTATGATAATGAATGGGGCTACTCCCACCGTATTGTAGACCTCATTAACTACATCGCAAAGGATTAGCGGGTATTACTTCTTCAGGTGCAGAGCAGACTTTTCCCCTCTCCTTCATTAAGGAGAGGGGAGTTTAACAACTTGCGCTTTGAACCCACTAAGTCTCGAAGAGCCTCTGGCGTTCAGATGCAGAAAGAATCTTCCACTCCCCAGCAGGCAATTTACCCAGCTCGAAGCGACCAATTTGCGTGCGAATTAAGCGCAGTGTGGGGAAACCAATTGCAGCAGTCATCTTACGCACCTGCCGATTCTTTCCCTCGAAGAGCTCGAGGGCAATCCAGCATGTTGGCACGCTTTTTCGAAAACGAATCGGCGGCACACGTGGCGGAAAGTCAGGCTCAGGGTCTAAAAAGTAGGCAGAGCACGGCTGCGTGCGGTATCCTGCAATCACTACACCTTGTGATAGCTTTTCCAAATCGGCTGGTGTGGGCACCCGCTCAACCTGCACATAATAGACCCGGCGGTGCCGATATTTCGGATTCAGCAAGCGTTCAGTTAGCGCGCGTTCATCGGTCAGCAAGAGCAAACCTTCCGAATCTGCATCTAGCCGTCCAATCGGGTAAACCTGCTTTGGAAACCCAAATTCCGCTAGCGTCCGATGCACTGACCCATTTGGCGTAAATTGAGAGAGCACTCCATATGGTTTGTGAAAGGCAATAATCATCGTGCTTGCGGAGCATCAGCAGACTTCAAGCACCGCCATCTTGCAGCAAGCATTGACTTTGCACAAGACTTTGCTGCACCAACCCTACAGCTTGAAGTATTGCATTATGGTATCAAGGTCTTTGTCGCCCCGACCTGAGAGGCAGACTACAATAATATCTTCGTGCTGCATTGTTGGC
It contains:
- the bcp gene encoding thioredoxin-dependent thiol peroxidase, with the protein product MALLEVGVKAPPFKTIDQDGKPVALEDFKGKKVILYFYPKDDTPGCTKEACGFRDRFAQFKKMNVEILGVSVDDEKKHKKFAEKYNLPFRLLVDTEKKIVQDYGAWGEKSLYGKKYMGTNRVTYLIDEEGRISHVFPKVKPETHAEELLKLLSKK
- a CDS encoding quinone oxidoreductase, translating into MKAIVVEKYGGAAELQYQEKPIPVPRPHSALVRLYAIGVNYIDIYHRTGLYPQVLPFTPGLEAAGVVEALGEGVSLCKVGDRVAFASAIGSYAEYNVVPEEQLVPLPDSVSFEQAAALMLQGLTAHYLVTSTYAVQPGETVLIHAAAGGVGLLLTQLAKLRGARVIGTVSTEAKAALAREAGADEVIIYTTQDFVAETRRLTEREGVSVVYDSVGADTFEGSLSVLKPRGMLVSFGNASGVVPPVSPLLLSQKGSLFLTRPSLTHYIATRQELLMRARDLFTWLEQGTLRLYISQKLSLCAAKDAHQLLESRRTTGKLLLIPE
- the gap gene encoding type I glyceraldehyde-3-phosphate dehydrogenase translates to MALKVGINGFGRIGRLVFRVIAEEGHLGKNIDVVAVNDLVPADNLAYLLKYDSTQGRYKGSVHSEKSNPSLAEDDILVVDGYKIKCLAIKDGPAAMPWKELGVDIVVESTGLFTDAEKARGHITAGAKKVIISAPAKGEDITIVMGVNHDKYDATKHVIISNASCTTNCLAPMVHVLLKEGFGIEEGLMTTVHSYTATQKTVDGPSKKDWKGGRSAAINIIPSTTGAAKAVGLAIPEVKGKLTGMSFRVPTPTVSVVDLTVRTTKETSYKEICDAMKRASETYLKGILAYTDEEVVSTDFIHDPHSCIFDAGSGIELNSRFFKLIGWYDNEWGYSHRIVDLINYIAKD
- a CDS encoding pseudouridine synthase — translated: MIIAFHKPYGVLSQFTPNGSVHRTLAEFGFPKQVYPIGRLDADSEGLLLLTDERALTERLLNPKYRHRRVYYVQVERVPTPADLEKLSQGVVIAGYRTQPCSAYFLDPEPDFPPRVPPIRFRKSVPTCWIALELFEGKNRQVRKMTAAIGFPTLRLIRTQIGRFELGKLPAGEWKILSASERQRLFET